The DNA region TACTTAAGATTAAACTACACTCAAACATGGGTTAAGGAATAGACTCGAAAGCACATATAATTAGGAAAAAGAACAATCAGAGAGTTGCAACATCCACCAGGAGTAACAGGTATCAAGAATCGTGATAAACATTCTTCTTGTATAGTTACGgcctaaaattagtaaaataataaaaagtggtcTAGAATTGTTATCCTAGTGCAGAATGCCTCCAAAATTGAATGGCATGATACTATTATGAAGGTACCGAATTCTgtcatttatttaaaacttacaaaTCACAAAGAAGTCCGAATAGAATAGAACCAACAAAGAAGCCTGCTAGGTACAATGATGATGCCAAGGACACCAAATAACTATCTTCACACACCAGGTCAAACTACCAAAATATAAtgcatattatataaatatttattgttgacACTAATAAGGCATTGTTGTGATGTTTTGGAACAACTCCTGAAATATAGGTAACAATAATTTTAGAATGATTGGAAAATAATATTCATCTGGTTTGAAGATACGATATTTTAACAATCTATTTTGATTCTATTTTCGACAAACCAAAATTAGTTACTGACCGGACTGACAGTTTCAGTACTCCTTTCACTAACAGTCAGTCAGGTCAGTAACTAATTTTGGTTTGTAAAAATActagattttttaaataatgattttagaAGTTATATATCATAATATACTGTACGGTAATGTGGGCTGAAACGGCCGGtaagtatataggcctactgttgttgGTGGCATTCAgtatcatttcatttcattatttattcggtctatttcaattatactttttaaaaaactgaaattggggagactaGGATTAACATTAAATGATCTATTTTTTCTGTTATTTCACATGGCAGTAGGCCTATTCTTTTTTTCATGGGAAATCGTTTGAACTCACTAAGCTCGCTCATATACCATGGATgagttaatttaactcttctctGATACTATTGTTTTTCACATAAGTATTCACCACGAGCTATACTTTATTGTTCATATACACAATGACAGTTTTGACTATAAGCTACTCCAACGCAACCGTTTCTAAAATCTAAAACTAACCTCTATTTTGCTTTGTAATAATCTAACTCAGTAAGTAATCCACACAATAGAGCATGCATTAGGAGAGACACCGTTACTTTAAGCAGTCTATAAATGCCAATGGCTTATTGTTAATAACTCAGtgtgtatacagtattaatacatACGTCATATGGATTAGTATGTCACTTCGAAGTTTGTTTTTTGACAAGCATAATGTGCAAAAAAACAATGTTAAGATTAAGATTTGTTCTACCTCTTGACgaacacaaaataaacaatcTTACCTCAGACACAATAGTGGAATCATACCGTGATCGATCGTAAGCCCATCCATGTTCACAATCAATCAGTTCAGTCGTATCATTTGCATACATTCTACATTGTGCTTCATTAATTAATAGTGTCCCCTCATCATCAGGTGGAAGACTCATGCTATCGTTTGTATTCCAGCAGTCACCGAGATAAAGCTCGCTACAATTAGCTTCATCTGGAGGCTTGCAATGGTGATCCATATTTCCACTGATAAACACGGTTGATATATTAGTAAACGAATTCGAAAATATAAGACAGCATATTGACAATGTCACCAGTTTGTGATAGAGACCATATTAGTAGTATATGTAGGACTTCAGACCCGAATGGAATGTCATATCCCCAGGgcatatttcatatttctattgtttaatttccaggtattgtaataataattagtgaAAGGTCACTCTTTGTACCAGACCCGAAAGGAATGTCATATCCCTagggtatatattatattttctattgtttaatttcctgttattgtaatattaattagcGAAAGGTCATTCTTTGTTAGAGAAGGgggtttgttattttggcggGGTTTCCGTTTTGGCCTGTGTTATATTCGTAATTAGTAaagaatttgtatttaaaaaaaaaaaaaattagtgaAAGGTCATTCTTTGTTAGAGAAAGGGGTTTTTGATTAAAAGTTGttgtagttttatttcaaattttgtttataatttactGTTTCAGTGTTACTTGAATAggtattgttaattaatttccaATCGTGTATATATTGTTTGACCACTACAAGGCCTTGAATAATCCTTTACAACTCTCCCAACTGTTATTAATTAATCCGTTTACCGACCCCCGTATTTACGGTTGAAGGCTAGCTCTAATGGTCACTGTTATGGACGGAGTTTCCTAATTATTAAAGAATGTCTGACCAGTCATAATAGTGTAAAGTTCATTGGAaggtttaaaaataatgtaatttgtttttaattagtgAAGGTAATTCTTTGTTTGGGGAGtactattgttattattttgacgATTTATCCATTACAATGATCACCTTTGTTTAGTATTAATTAATCCGTCTCAGTGTTTTCGGGTGAAGGCTAAATCTATTGGTCACTATTGTGGGCGGAGCTTCCTAATTATTAAAGAACGTCTGACCAAGCGTAATCGTCTCGAGAAGGTTTATTACTGTTATTAATTAAGCTATTGGTCACTATTGTGGGCGGGGCTTCCTAATTACTAAAGAATGTCTGACCAATCGTAATCGTCGCGGGAAGGTTTTAATAACCGTGTGTTACTTGTTTAGTTCATCATTCATTTACTAATTCTTCAAAGTTTCGGTACCGATTTTTTTCTTCAAAGTTTCACAATGTCTCAATTCGCTTCTTCCTCAACTGATTCTAACGATAGTTTATTTATCGAGTGTCAAAGAGCTGTTGACTTATCTGACGATAATGTCCCAGATGTGGGTTTACTAGAGGATTTTGTGTTTGGAGACCAGGACTTTGATTTACCGGTCAGTCAAAGTATTTCTGAAACCGGTAGTCTTTCTCTTACGGATATATGTGATAACGCCATAGAGATTGTTCAAGATCTATCGGAAAGTTTAATAATTGATCACGTAGAAGtaagtgttttttgtttattatatttttaacgtaataatttttttcattaccgTATATAACTCGTAGAGTAGCTAATGTGTAAACGAATGTGCTTCTGCGTTTACAGTACCATCGCGTTTCCtttctaatttttatttatttatttatttattttatttattttttgtttgttttctttagtATGGTATTGGTGCACACACCAAATGTTTGAAAATGAGGGAATGTGTTGAGGATAGTGATTCTCAGGAGTCTTCGGTTATTGAGGTAactatcattttattttctttgctaTTGGTGTTGCTGTATTACATcgtttatttctatttttttaccgttttacttttttatttcagCCTGTACCGGTACAATACGGGAAAGGAGCCAACAGGAAAAGACCAAGGATAGCCGAAGAAGAAGAAGTTGACGATAATGACAGCGATGAATTGAACCTTGACGAGGTAGATTTGAGTCATTTTTGTAGTATTAACCGCTTAGCTGATAGGTTTAACCAGCGTTTTAACGCCACGATTAGCGATTTTACGGTTAAATTTTTTAATGTAGATCATTTAAGTTTAGAGGTGTTCCTTCCCACTCTATATAGAATTTTCGAACATGTCGTCGATAATCTTTGCATTAAAAACGTGCATGTCGACGATATGCTTCGGATAGTTATTCAAGCTGAGGGGTTGGATACACCCATCTCTATTCCTTTTGGACGGAGGGCCCATCTGACAGCTGATGTTATTTTTGCAGCCATCATGAAGGTCCTTCAGTCCAAAACggatattttaattaacaacaaatttaaGTTTAACGTTCTCCATATGAGAATGCCTAGGGGTGGGGGCTATAGAAGAAACGGTATCGACAAACTGCTTAATGCTAAAAGCATAATTAAGATTAAGAATGATGGTAACGAAACTATCTGCTGCGCACGCGCAATTGTCACGGGTATTTCTATGCTCGAAGACAAAATTAATAACGTTACTAGGTGGAATAATGTTAGACAGGGTAAAGGTGAGCAAAAAACAGCCGCCCTTCATTTACTTAGAGATTCGGGGGTTAGGGAGCAAACTTGCGGCATCGAGGAATTAAAAAAGATGCAATCCAAATTAccaaattatcaaattattgtCCTTTCTAAAGACAATTTAAATTCTGTAATTTTTAGCGGCGATTATTGTAAGAAGCAGATATATCTTTACCATCATTCTAATCATTATGATCTTATAACGACTATGACAggctttttaaaagttttttatttttgtgataGATGTTTTACAGGTTATACACACAAGTATTCTCACAAGTGTCAATACACGTGCGTACTCTGTAAGCATCACGAATGTGACCCTTCTATTAACGTATCTGTAAATAATACTGTAGAGTGTAAAGAGTGCaatagattttttaaaaacCAGCAATGTTTCaccaatcataaaaaatctcctgattctaaaaaagtttcagtatgtgacaaaattaaaaattgtacaaCTTGTGATAGGATCATTCAAAAAGATCACAATTGTCATAACCGTTTTTGTAGAATTTGTCGGACTTTCGTTTCATACGATCATCAATGCTACATGGAACCGGTTGTAGCCCCTAAACATGCTGAAAAACAGTTTAAGAATCAGGAGGACCAAAAAAGGGCTGTcactaaatatttcttttttgattTTGAATGCACGCAAGAAACTGGCGAACACAAACCAAATTTATGCGTTCTTCAAAAAACCTGTCTTAATTGTATCGATGGTGCTAATGACTCTGCCGAGTGTGACGTGTGTGGGGAGAAATCAATGACTTTTCACGGGGAGACTGCATGCGTAGATTtctgcaattacatttttaacgAATACAAATATAATCATAACATTACGTGTATCGCTCACAACCTCCAGGGCTACGATAGTTACTTCGTGCTCGAGTACCTATACAAAAACTGTATTGTACCAGATATTATTGCACGCGGTGGTAAACCTATTTCAATTAAGGTTAAAGAAACGAGTATCCGATTCATTGATTCCCTTTCATTTCTACCCATGTCTCTATCCAAATTACCCAAAACTTTTGGCATCTCCGAGCTAAAAAAAGGTTACTTTCCTCATTATTTCAAtactttagaaaataaaaattacgtAGGTCCTTATCCCGATTCTTCCACCTATTCCCCCgataaaatgactacttcaggCCGAGATTCATTCTTTAAATGGTATAATCAGAAAATTGTAACTAATCAAATTTTCAATCTCCAAAAAGAACTCGTCGAGTATTGCATCAGCGATGTGGATATTCTCAGAAAGTGTTGCCTTACTTTTAGGCATCTTTTTTTGAAAGTAACTACATCGCCGAAAAACCCTCTACTCGGAGGCGTTGACcccttttcaaataatttaatgacaatTGCCTCTGCGTGTAATCACGTCTTTTCTAgaaattttttaaaaccatCCACCATCGCTTTATTTCCTCCATCAGGGTATCTAACAACCGTTAACCATTCTCACTCTAGCATGGAATGGTTGTGCTACGAGTCGCATAAAAGGGGGGTCTTTATCCATCATGCGAGAAATGGAGGGGAAAAAATGTTTGGGCCTTACTTTGTCGACGGCGCATgtttagaaaacaaaattatttttgaattTATGGGTTGTTTGTTCCACGGGTGCCAAGATTGTTATAGATCCGATTCCATTAACCCCTTCACTAACGAAACCATGTTGGAATGCTTTGTCAAGACAAGCAAGAAAACACGGTTTCTGAAGGAGCAATTTCCAGATTTTGATTACGTCGAAATTTGGGGACACGAATGGAAACGGATCAAGCAATCGCTGGCCCCTAACATTAAATCTATCGTCTCCAAAGTTCCTTTCATTAGGAAAACTTTGAATCCAAGAGACGCGTTTTTCGGTGGGAGGACTAATGCCAGTTGTTTGTTCTATAAGGTAAAACCGGGTGAAGAAATTAATTACATCGATTATACTTCCTTGTAcccttatgtaaataaatacggtacctACCCCGTAGGACATCCTGAAATCGATGATCGCAAAGACATGTCCACAGATATCAACGAATATTTCGGTTTGATAAAGTGTACTATCGAAGCGCCTAAAAATCTATTCCATCCAGTCTTACCTTATAGATCAAACGGTAAATTAATGTTTGCTCTCTGTAGAACATGCGTCGATTCTCAACAACAAACCGCTTGCAATCATTCTGGTACAGATAGAGAATTTACAGGTTCTTGGGCAACGATCGAGGTCGCTAAAGCCGTGGAGGTTGGGTACGAGATACGTAAAGTTCACGTAGTATggcactttaaaaataaaagcgcGTACTCTGCAGATTCTCCCTCGTCCGGTCTATTTGCCTCTTAcattaacacatttttaaaattgaaacaagAAGCTTCGGGTTGGCCTGAATGGTGTAAAACGCCcgaagataaacaaaaatatatttcggACTATCGAACCGTAGAAGGTATCGACTTGAATCATGACGACATTGCGTACAATCCTGGGCTTCGATCTCTGGCCAAATTAATGCTAAATAGTTTTTGGGGTAAATTTGGTCAGCGTGAAAATCTCACGagaattaaatatacgcaagaTCCTAACGAGGTTTACGATATTTTATCGAACCCACGGGTAGTCGTTCATGATCtaaattttgttaatgatgATTTGGCTGAAATAAAATACGAAGACGAGGAACAATTTGTTGAAGTTAACCGAAAGGTTAACGTTGTCATTGCCGCATTTACCACTGCGCTAGCGCGTTTAAAATTATACGAGCTGTTGGAGAAATTACAGGAACGTGTCCTGTATTACGATACCGACAGCGTAATCTACGTGTCAAAACCCGGGGTTTGGGACCCTCCCCTGGGCGACTACTTGGGTCAGTTAACGACCGAGGTCGACCCTAAAGACGGTAAGTACATCGAGTCCTTTGTTTCTGGGGGGGCTAAGAACTACGCCTATAAATTGGATACTGGGAAGACCGTTTGTAAAGTTAAAGGTTTTACCCTTAATTTTACAAACGCTCAGAAAATTAACTTTGACACCGTCTC from Antedon mediterranea chromosome 2, ecAntMedi1.1, whole genome shotgun sequence includes:
- the LOC140039280 gene encoding uncharacterized protein, producing the protein MLECFVKTSKKTRFLKEQFPDFDYVEIWGHEWKRIKQSLAPNIKSIVSKVPFIRKTLNPRDAFFGGRTNASCLFYKVKPGEEINYIDYTSLYPYVNKYGTYPVGHPEIDDRKDMSTDINEYFGLIKCTIEAPKNLFHPVLPYRSNGKLMFALCRTCVDSQQQTACNHSGTDREFTGSWATIEVAKAVEVGYEIRKVHVVWHFKNKSAYSADSPSSGLFASYINTFLKLKQEASGWPEWCKTPEDKQKYISDYRTVEGIDLNHDDIAYNPGLRSLAKLMLNSFWGKFGQRENLTRIKYTQDPNEVYDILSNPRVVVHDLNFVNDDLAEIKYEDEEQFVEVNRKVNVVIAAFTTALARLKLYELLEKLQERVLYYDTDSVIYVSKPGVWDPPLGDYLGQLTTEVDPKDGKYIESFVSGGAKNYAYKLDTGKTVCKVKGFTLNFTNAQKINFDTVSNMVRGIGPNTIKTVEKNRITRKPKTRKIVNETSTKDYRIVYDKRIIIENYRTVPYGYVW